Proteins encoded together in one Quercus lobata isolate SW786 chromosome 3, ValleyOak3.0 Primary Assembly, whole genome shotgun sequence window:
- the LOC115980770 gene encoding uncharacterized protein LOC115980770: MSKNKGKEPGSQLRWTQPMCDMLFKMLVVEAEQGNKPSNKYKPQSLEKVAKEIGVKFNVECHASHVHNCLRTVRKEWKLIQDIRKKSGFGWDDNLKMITCDKQNYDAEVLAHPVHAPYLNKKIEWYDEMAIVVGKDMATGVFSKQWSEHSPLVENETPQNDIQNLEFEGDIDTLPKDAHEASNGTSSKGRSHRKRTYAAMNDDSPFSFEEDMLDEAFDHLVNDEKAGRAFMAKNDRIGKLWLEKFFNKTF; this comes from the exons ATGTCCAAGAACAAGGGGAAAGAACCAGGATCTCAACTTAGGTGGACACAACCAATGTGTGacatgttgtttaaaatgttggTTGTTGAGGCTGAACAAGGCAACAAGCCCTCAAACAAATATAAGCCTCAATCCCTTGAAAAAGTGGCAAAAGAAATTGGTGTGAAGTTTAATGTAGAGTGTCATGCATCACATGTGCATAACTGTCTTCGTACGGTTAGAAAAGAGTGGAAACTCATTCAGGATATTCGAAAAAAAAGTGGATTTGGTTGGGATGATAATTTGAAAATGATCACATGTGACAAGCAAAATTATGATGCTGAAGTGCTG GCTCATCCCGTTCATGCgccttatttaaataaaaaaattgaatggtaTGATGAGATGGCTATTGTTGTTGGTAAGGACATGGCAACTGGTGTTTTTTCAAAGCAATGGAGTGAACATTCTCCATTGGTTGAAAATGAGACCCCACAAAATGACATCCAAAATCTAGAATTTGAAGGTGACATTGATACGTTGCCAAAAGATGCCCATGAAGCTTCCAATGGAACTTCATCTAAGGGAAGGAGCCATAGAAAGAGAACTTATGCAGCTATGAATGATGATAGTCCTTTTA GCTTTGAAGAAGACATGCTTGATGAAGCTTTTGATCATTTGGTTAATGATGAAAAGGCAGGAAGGGCCTTTATGGCTAAAAATGATAGGATTGGAAAGCTTTGGTTGGagaaatttttcaacaaaaccttCTAA